One genomic segment of bacterium includes these proteins:
- a CDS encoding ABC transporter substrate-binding protein — protein MFKKIILIIIMLNCGVNAASLPRYGGTLKIGIDSIPQTLDPANAVGPFEKEICSKIYNTLPEVTKSYNNLKDGLAWIFYILPGIQFHNSRVLTAYDVKGSFERVINPNTNSPYSYIFNAVQGVEEYRLDAAGEVIGIKVLDANSLEINLRYFDNSFFQNLSLCAGSILPMESVNEPGSEFFDAPAGSGPFRFAGRDENEIILEANEEYFEGRPYLDDVRFSVFSEEDFKPAGSFSVNNAASVFLGINHQNKVLENGFLREAVGLAIDRQKIKETISPSLEISNRGITPELLELPKKDFIFNPEEAKAILGHEEYSSVKNELIMLYVPDKPVEVAKIAGEIWNELAAVGFNVQVEIRPKDNFVQALMENRPGLFLCSFIFENHELKNFYAYIFNRLLPYTFYSPEKLLNLYRLAEQSADKNEAVKFYEEIENIMFEERPFIFIGHLPYSVLYEPKLMDLETDFLKLKLNSSWILPE, from the coding sequence ATGTTTAAAAAAATAATTTTGATAATCATAATGTTAAATTGCGGCGTCAACGCCGCGTCCCTTCCCAGATACGGCGGGACTTTAAAAATAGGTATTGACTCAATACCCCAAACTCTCGACCCCGCGAACGCGGTAGGCCCTTTTGAGAAGGAAATATGTTCTAAAATTTATAATACACTGCCGGAGGTGACTAAATCCTATAATAATTTAAAAGATGGTTTAGCATGGATTTTTTATATTTTACCCGGGATACAGTTCCATAATTCAAGGGTATTGACCGCGTATGATGTTAAAGGAAGTTTTGAAAGAGTTATAAACCCGAATACAAATTCACCATACAGTTATATATTTAACGCTGTCCAGGGGGTTGAAGAATACCGCCTGGATGCCGCGGGTGAGGTAATTGGAATCAAGGTTTTGGATGCTAATTCCCTGGAGATTAATTTAAGGTATTTTGATAATTCGTTCTTTCAGAATTTGTCTCTTTGCGCGGGTTCAATTTTGCCCATGGAAAGCGTTAATGAACCTGGAAGTGAATTTTTTGACGCGCCGGCCGGAAGCGGGCCGTTCAGGTTTGCCGGCAGGGATGAAAATGAAATAATTTTAGAAGCAAATGAAGAGTACTTTGAAGGCAGGCCGTATCTGGATGATGTAAGGTTCAGTGTTTTTTCAGAAGAAGATTTTAAACCAGCAGGGTCTTTTTCAGTTAATAATGCCGCCTCAGTTTTTTTAGGGATTAATCATCAAAACAAGGTGCTGGAAAATGGATTTTTGAGAGAGGCAGTTGGTCTCGCGATTGACAGGCAGAAGATTAAAGAAACAATTTCTCCTTCACTTGAGATTTCCAACAGGGGAATTACGCCTGAATTATTGGAGTTACCCAAAAAAGATTTTATTTTCAATCCCGAAGAGGCAAAGGCAATTTTAGGCCATGAAGAATACTCAAGCGTCAAAAATGAATTAATAATGCTTTATGTGCCGGATAAACCGGTGGAAGTTGCAAAGATTGCCGGCGAAATATGGAATGAGCTGGCAGCGGTCGGTTTTAACGTCCAGGTGGAAATAAGGCCAAAAGATAATTTTGTGCAGGCCCTTATGGAAAACAGGCCGGGATTATTTTTATGTTCATTTATATTCGAGAACCACGAATTAAAGAATTTTTATGCTTATATTTTTAACCGGCTTTTGCCCTATACATTTTACAGCCCCGAAAAATTATTAAATCTTTACCGCCTGGCTGAACAATCAGCAGATAAAAATGAGGCGGTTAAATTTTATGAGGAAATTGAAAATATAATGTTTGAGGAAAGACCGTTTATTTTTATCGGGCATTTACCATACAGCGTTTTATATGAGCCAAAACTTATGGATTTGGAGACCGATTTCCTTAAATTGAAATTGAATTCAAGCTGGATTTTGCCGGAATAA